The proteins below come from a single Terriglobales bacterium genomic window:
- a CDS encoding NADPH-dependent FMN reductase, whose product MEERPLYIPVILGTTRKGRMSAHVARFVHGELLKRKGVTSEVIDIAELPLPVDDAGEAIKDAGFSEKMNRADGLVIVSPEYNHSFPGLLKHVLDSCLKEYIHKPAGIAGVSAGPFGGARGIQSFLPVLRELGLVAIFWDLNFGTVAKTFDETGKLLDEAYYRRADKFLGELIWMAKTLRHGRENIALE is encoded by the coding sequence ATGGAAGAACGACCGCTGTACATCCCGGTCATCCTGGGCACCACACGCAAGGGGCGCATGAGCGCGCACGTCGCGCGATTCGTCCACGGCGAACTGCTCAAGCGCAAGGGCGTGACTTCGGAGGTAATCGATATCGCCGAGCTGCCCCTGCCAGTGGACGACGCTGGTGAAGCCATCAAAGACGCCGGCTTCTCGGAGAAGATGAACCGCGCCGACGGCCTGGTAATCGTCTCCCCCGAGTACAACCACAGCTTTCCCGGGCTGCTCAAGCACGTGCTCGATTCCTGCCTGAAGGAATACATCCACAAACCTGCTGGCATCGCGGGCGTTTCTGCCGGACCGTTCGGCGGGGCACGCGGCATCCAGAGTTTTTTGCCCGTTCTGCGTGAGCTAGGCTTGGTTGCCATCTTCTGGGACCTGAACTTCGGCACCGTCGCGAAGACGTTCGACGAGACCGGCAAGCTGCTCGACGAGGCCTACTACCGCCGCGCCGACAAGTTCCTGGGCGAGCTCATCTGGATGGCCAAGACGCTCCGCCACGGGCGCGAGAACATCGCTCTTGAGTAG
- a CDS encoding VOC family protein yields the protein MERARRPKHRPALGLALLLLALPLNAQQPLVVAVDSVNMTVSDMDRTVDFYAKVLTFEKVSDVEVTGDDYEHLQGVFGLRMRVVRMRLGDEFIELTEYLAPKGRPIPVDSRSNDRWFQHVAIIVGDMEAAYRRLREFKVEHASTGPQRLPDWNPNAGGIKAFYFKDPDGHPLEILEFPAGKGDPKWHRPSDRLFLGIDHTAIVVGDTDETLELYRTLMGMRVVGESENYGPEQERLNNVFGARLKITALRAASGFGIELLEYLSPRDGRAFPADEKANDLVHRQTRLVTLDAEAAARRLRSARAAFVSSSVIALPKAETGYRKAFLVRDPDGHVLEVAEK from the coding sequence ATGGAGAGAGCACGGCGACCGAAGCATCGTCCAGCCCTGGGGCTGGCGCTACTGCTCCTCGCGCTCCCGCTCAACGCTCAGCAACCCCTGGTAGTGGCCGTGGATTCGGTCAATATGACCGTTTCCGACATGGACCGCACCGTGGACTTCTATGCCAAGGTCCTGACCTTCGAGAAGGTCTCCGACGTCGAGGTTACGGGCGACGACTACGAGCACCTCCAGGGCGTGTTCGGCCTGCGCATGCGCGTGGTCCGCATGCGCCTGGGTGATGAATTCATCGAGCTGACCGAGTACCTTGCGCCCAAGGGGCGGCCGATTCCGGTAGATTCGCGCTCCAACGACCGCTGGTTTCAGCACGTGGCCATCATCGTGGGCGACATGGAGGCCGCCTATCGTCGCCTGCGGGAATTCAAGGTGGAGCATGCTTCCACCGGGCCGCAACGCCTTCCGGACTGGAATCCGAACGCCGGGGGCATTAAGGCCTTCTATTTCAAGGACCCCGACGGCCACCCGCTGGAAATCCTCGAGTTCCCGGCCGGCAAGGGTGACCCCAAATGGCATAGGCCATCCGACCGGTTGTTCCTGGGCATCGACCACACCGCTATCGTCGTCGGGGATACCGATGAAACCTTGGAGCTTTACCGGACTCTTATGGGCATGAGGGTGGTGGGGGAGAGCGAGAACTACGGTCCCGAGCAGGAGCGCCTGAACAACGTCTTCGGGGCGCGCCTGAAAATCACCGCACTGCGCGCCGCCTCGGGTTTCGGCATCGAACTACTGGAGTACCTGTCTCCACGCGATGGCCGTGCCTTCCCGGCCGACGAAAAGGCCAACGACCTGGTACACCGGCAGACGCGGCTGGTCACGCTCGACGCAGAAGCCGCCGCACGCCGATTGCGCAGCGCCCGCGCGGCGTTCGTTTCCAGCAGCGTGATCGCACTGCCGAAGGCGGAGACGGGATACCGCAAGGCGTTTCTGGTACGCGACCCGGACGGGCACGTCCTTGAGGTCGCTGAAAAATGA
- a CDS encoding glucose 1-dehydrogenase — MKGIAETEASATDVDTSRATMKAIAVIPGQAGSIHLREVPKPRLEEISGGRGVLVKVLRVGVDGTDKEINAAEYGAPPPGDDYLILGHESFGRVEAVAPGVVEFQPGDYVVASVRRPGSSLYDKIGLQDMTTDDTYFERGINLRHGYLAEYYADSAEFLVKVPGGLKEVGVLLEPSSVAEKAINQAWEIQRRLRVWRPKRAAVLGTGTLGLLASLFLRLRGLEVVALGRTESPYLNSNLLEEIGVRYVSTKQTSLKQAAEQFGPFDYVLEGTGNSGLVFEAMEALGKNGVLAMVSITGGDKMLQVPADRINQGFVLGNKVAFGSVNASREDFERAVQDLGQAQLAYPGWLAKLLTHPIRGLENYQQLMQTLTEAKGAIKVFCEVAPLG, encoded by the coding sequence ATGAAGGGCATTGCAGAAACCGAAGCATCGGCCACGGACGTCGACACCAGCCGGGCTACGATGAAGGCCATCGCCGTCATCCCCGGCCAGGCGGGCAGCATCCACCTGCGGGAAGTCCCGAAGCCGCGCCTGGAAGAAATTTCTGGAGGACGCGGCGTTTTGGTGAAAGTGCTGCGCGTGGGCGTGGACGGTACCGACAAGGAAATCAACGCCGCTGAATACGGCGCTCCCCCGCCGGGCGATGACTACCTTATTCTCGGCCACGAAAGCTTCGGCCGCGTGGAAGCTGTCGCTCCCGGAGTGGTCGAGTTCCAGCCCGGTGACTACGTGGTGGCCTCTGTACGGCGTCCCGGGTCGAGTCTCTACGACAAGATCGGCTTGCAGGACATGACCACGGACGATACCTACTTCGAGCGTGGTATCAACCTGCGCCACGGCTACCTGGCCGAGTACTACGCCGATTCCGCCGAGTTTCTGGTCAAAGTGCCCGGCGGGCTCAAGGAAGTGGGGGTGCTCCTGGAGCCTTCAAGCGTCGCCGAGAAGGCCATCAATCAGGCGTGGGAAATCCAGCGACGCCTGCGGGTGTGGCGCCCCAAGCGTGCTGCCGTGCTGGGCACGGGGACCCTCGGTCTGCTGGCTTCGCTCTTCCTGCGTCTGCGCGGCCTCGAGGTCGTGGCCCTGGGCCGCACCGAGTCCCCGTACCTTAACTCGAATCTTCTGGAAGAGATCGGCGTACGTTATGTGAGCACCAAGCAGACCAGCCTGAAGCAGGCTGCGGAGCAGTTCGGCCCCTTCGATTACGTCCTCGAAGGCACGGGCAATTCTGGCCTGGTGTTTGAGGCTATGGAAGCGCTGGGCAAGAACGGGGTGCTGGCCATGGTGAGCATCACCGGCGGCGACAAGATGCTCCAGGTTCCCGCCGACCGCATCAACCAGGGCTTTGTGCTGGGGAACAAGGTGGCGTTTGGCAGCGTCAACGCCAGCCGCGAGGACTTCGAGCGTGCTGTCCAGGACCTGGGACAGGCGCAACTGGCGTATCCTGGCTGGCTCGCCAAGCTGCTCACCCACCCCATCCGGGGTCTGGAAAACTACCAGCAGCTCATGCAGACGCTGACGGAGGCCAAGGGGGCCATCAAGGTGTTCTGTGAAGTGGCGCCCCTCGGATAA